From Chloracidobacterium thermophilum B:
AGTTCGTTCCAGCGTGGCGGAGGCGTTGCACAGCCGCCAAGCATCCCCAAAAAGGCGCTCAGGAAAAAGACGCATCCGACTCTCCAGCGCCACTCAGGCCGCCGGTGCTTCAGCGTCAGTCGTATCTGTCCTTGGAACATGAGGTTATGTCTCACGGTAGCCCTGCCAGGTCGGCAGCCACGGAAAACGCCTCGTCAGCGGTTGTCGGGCAAAACTTGGGACAAATACTTGTTTTGAAAGCCATCTGCAAGTCATGGGAAGCCTTGGCAGTGAAGATGCCGCAGGGCGCGCCGATGGCCGGCCCAGTGCAGGCGCATCAACGCCGCTTCAAAGGGCAGCCAGGCATAGGCGTCGTGCTCATCCGCCTGAAGCTGCACCGTGTCCGTCTCAACCGGTGCGGCAAAGGCATGCTCCCGGTTGAAGACTGGCCCGGCGGCCGCCGGCGCAAACCAGGCGGCGTTCATCAGAGAGGTTTCCACCAGCTCCAGCGCGGTCGGTTCAGTTGCCTGTCCGGTTTCCTCCCACACCTCGCGCCGGGCGGCTGCCGCTGGCGTCTCACCCGGCTCCACCCGCCCGGTGACGGGCTGCCAGAAACCGCCACGGGCGTCTGTCCGCCGCAGCACGAGGTATTCCGTCTGCGCGCCTTGCCGCCGGAAAAGCCAGACCTGCACAGAAGCCTGCTCCACCTGCCGCCAGACGACCGCCCGCTCAAACACGTCGCCGAAGTGCCGTGTGACGTGACCGGCTACGTCATGGAGTGTTGGAGTCTGTCCGGTTTCCCTGGCAATGGACGTTACGGC
This genomic window contains:
- the lipB gene encoding lipoyl(octanoyl) transferase LipB codes for the protein MSAQRIVEVWPLGVVDYAAGLAMQEQLVARRRQGEVPDTLLLLEHPPVITLGRAAEPEHIVAPKAVLERRGIAVYETGRGGDVTYHGWGQLVGYPILDLNPDRRDIRRYMRDLEEVLIRTVAEYGIAAGRVTGLTGVWVAGERKIAALGVRISRWITSHGFALNVTTHLEDFDFIVPCGITDKAVTSIARETGQTPTLHDVAGHVTRHFGDVFERAVVWRQVEQASVQVWLFRRQGAQTEYLVLRRTDARGGFWQPVTGRVEPGETPAAAARREVWEETGQATEPTALELVETSLMNAAWFAPAAAGPVFNREHAFAAPVETDTVQLQADEHDAYAWLPFEAALMRLHWAGHRRALRHLHCQGFP